From the Salipiger sp. CCB-MM3 genome, the window GGGAAGGTGGCCTCGACCTGCACCTCGTGCACCATCTCGGGCACCCCTTCCATGCATTGCTCTGCGGTGATGACCTGCGCGCCCGCTTCCATCATCTCGGCCACAGACCGGCCGTCGCGGGCGCCTTCGACCACCGCGTCGGTGATCAGCGCAATCGCTTCGGGGTAGTTGAGCTTCACGCCGCGCGCGAGGCGCTTGCGGGCCACCTCGGCGGCCATCGCCACCAGAAGCTTGTCCTTTTCGCGGGGGGTCAGTTGCATGGGTCAGATCATCCAGGGTCTTGGGAGTTCGGCGCCCGACAGGCGCCGCAGTACAGGGCAAAGGTGACGGCGCAGCTCGAACCCGTCAATGGCGAGCATGCGCAGCACAATAAGATCGGGGTCGAGCGCCGAGACTCCGGCGGAAAACACCCCTTCGGTTTCGGGCAGCATCTCGCGCAGCGCCTCGACGCGCGCGCCAGCGCCGGGCGCGGCCAGAACAACCGTCGCCATGGCCTGCGCGCCGCGCGCGATGGCCGGATCGGCAAGCCGCGCGAAGGCATCGCCAAAAAGACGCAGCCGGTCGGCCCAGACCAGCTTGCCGCCGCGCCGGATGTCGATCCGGTCGGCGTGGCGCAGATCGGTGACGCGCTCGCCCATGGCGGCCCGCCCGAAGATCAGCGGCTCGCACAGCAAAAAGCGAGCATCCGGGGCCATCTCCACCGACAGCCGCCGGTCAAGCGCCGCGCCGTCGAACACGATGGTCTCCTGCGGCAGCCAGTCGAGCCGGGCGCCCGCCTCGATCTGCAGCCGCGTCGCCACCCGCCCAACCTCGCCGGGCAGCGCGCGGTAGACGCGCTCCGCCGCCTGCGTGGTCAGCGCCAGATGAGCGCCTTCGCGCGCGGTCGCCTCGATGTCGAAGGCATCGCCGCCGGTCACGCCGCCAGAGCTGTTGAGATAGACCGCCTGCAGCGCGTCCTGCGCGCGCGGGAACAGAAGTTTCGAGCTGCCGGACATGTGCAGATCGCCGATGACGCTGGCCGCGTTACGCCGCCGCGCGGCGATCCGGGCCTTCCCGCGCGCGCGGTTCGCCGAGCCCGCAGTCGGGGCACTTCCGGCGGCGCTCATCTGCGGCTGATCATAGGGAATGGACCTGTCCTCCGGTTGCCTCGCGGACCCTCTTTCAGGGCTTCGGAAACCACAAGCAATCGGCGCCCGAGCGGGCTGCCCCAAGCGC encodes:
- a CDS encoding urease subunit gamma, producing the protein MQLTPREKDKLLVAMAAEVARKRLARGVKLNYPEAIALITDAVVEGARDGRSVAEMMEAGAQVITAEQCMEGVPEMVHEVQVEATFPDGTKLVTVHNPIR
- a CDS encoding urease accessory protein UreD, with translation MSAAGSAPTAGSANRARGKARIAARRRNAASVIGDLHMSGSSKLLFPRAQDALQAVYLNSSGGVTGGDAFDIEATAREGAHLALTTQAAERVYRALPGEVGRVATRLQIEAGARLDWLPQETIVFDGAALDRRLSVEMAPDARFLLCEPLIFGRAAMGERVTDLRHADRIDIRRGGKLVWADRLRLFGDAFARLADPAIARGAQAMATVVLAAPGAGARVEALREMLPETEGVFSAGVSALDPDLIVLRMLAIDGFELRRHLCPVLRRLSGAELPRPWMI